One Brassica oleracea var. oleracea cultivar TO1000 chromosome C7, BOL, whole genome shotgun sequence genomic window carries:
- the LOC106306782 gene encoding uncharacterized protein LOC106306782 produces MWFSFLRPRDRFSLLELRHLTDQLTKIQIVNDTNKDLVVEALRSIAEILTYGDQHDPSFFEFFMEKQVMGEFVRILRVSKTVTVSVQLLQTMSIMIQNLTSEQAIYYLFSNEYVNYLITYTFDFQHEELLSYYISFLRAVSGKLNKHTISLLLKTENDVVVSFPLYVQGIQFAFHEENMIRTAVRALTLNVYHVGDESVNDYVVSQPHTEYFSKLVSFFQRQCMDLSAMVLNTLKSPSPESGGKLFSAVDGIEDTLYYFSDVISAGIPDIERLVTDHILQHLTLPLLLPSLCSEAVNDLSVDPVTSLYLICCILRIVKIKDLANITAATLFCPVKAFISSSLVKPNSSLAPERPRFGNGHPDNGVAEEADQQCSSTEVLNEDGDCNENTTKTTFNNSHITFRETLLQYISEGDDVQAQGSLFVLATLLQTKELEESVLDAFGILPQRKQHKKLLLQSLVGEDSGEEQLFSPQNGSMRDGLTSELDWCLRKLEEQFGVCCSLHGAAMCPRVHRHQVVDALVSLLCRENISAETLWDGGWLLRQLLPYSEAEFNRKHLKMLNDSYEKCKDALTQEIKGTWPDLLIRVLLDEWKKCKKVIEAPSPQKEPKSVILQLDRSACNENTVSESSFTAGEKLCEVVKVFVLLHQLKIFSLGRPLPEQPPIHPPADRSETSRATTAGLDLTVPKPGTEVKLVDAVPCRIAFERGKERNFSFLALSSSSGVSGWIVLAEESLLKPDHGTVRVTAPLAGCNPRIDEKHPKWLHLRIRPSTLPFLDPTKRGVYEKLKSKGLVDGRWTLAFRDDDSCSSACSMVLHEIDLQCREVERRLKSLFDLDRNQQDQSNVTSHAFSSSTSSS; encoded by the exons ATGTGGTTCTCCTTCTTAAGACCCAGAGATCGTTTCTCCTTGCTCGAACTCAG GCATCTCACTGACCAGTTGACGAAAATTCAGATAGTGAACGACACCAATAAG GACTTGGTTGTGGAGGCACTGAGATCAATCGCGGAGATATTAACTTATGGCGATCAGCATGACCCCTCATTCTTTGA ATTTTTTATGGAGAAGCAAGTCATGGGAGAGTTTGTACGTATACTGAGGGTTAGCAAAACAGTTACAGTTTCTGTCCAGTTGTTGCAAACCATGAGTATTATGATCCAGAACCTCACTAGTGAACAAGCCATCT ACTACTTGTTCAGTAACGAATATGTAAACTATTTGATAACATATACATTTGACTTCCAACATGAAGAGCTTCTATCTTACTACATATCCTTCCTAAG AGCTGTTAGTGGGAAACTCAACAAGCATACAATATCGTTGCTTCTCAAGACTGAGAAC GATGTTGTAGTTTCTTTTCCCCTTTATGTCCAAGGCATACAATTTGCATTTCATGAGGAGAACATGATACGCACTGCAGTTCGTGCCCTGACTCTTAATGTATATCACG TTGGCGACGAATCTGTGAATGATTATGTAGTTAGTCAACCACACACCGAGTACTTTTCAAAATTAGTTTCGTTTTTCCAAAGGCAGTGCATGGATCTAAGCGCAATGGTGTTGAACACGCTAAA GAGCCCATCCCCAGAATCGGGGGGAAAACTGTTTTCTGCCGTTGATGGGATTGAGGACACATTGTACTACTTTAGTGATGTTATCTCTGCTGGCATACCTGATATCGAGAGGCTTGTAACTGATCACATTCTCCAGCATCTAACTCTCCCACTTCTTCTCCCCTCTCTCTGCTCTGAGGCTGTAAAT GATTTATCAGTGGATCCTGTCACTTCTCTCTATCTGATTTGCTGCATCCTCCGGATAGTTAAAATAAAAGATTTGGCAAATATAACTGCTGCTACTCTTTTCTGCCCTGTTAAGGCTTTCATTTCAAGTTCGCTAGTAAAACCTAATAGTAGCCTGGCTCCTGAACGCCCTAGATTTGGGAATGGTCATCCAGACAATGGTGTTGCTGAGGAAGCAGATCAACAGTGTTCAAGCACTGAAGTCTTGAATGAGGATGGAGATTGCAATGAAAATACTACGAAAACTACCTTCAACAATTCGCATATTACATTTAG GGAGACTTTACTTCAATATATTTCTGAGGGAGATGATGTGCAAGCTCAGGGTTCCTTGTTTGTGCTAGCCACTTTGTTGCAGACAAAAG AACTTGAAGAGTCTGTGCTAGATGCTTTCGGCATTCTTCCTCAGCGTAAGCAGCACAAAAAACTTCTACTG CAATCTTTGGTTGGGGAGGACTCTGGTGAAGAACAACTGTTTTCACCGCAAAATGGATCTATGAGAGATGGCTTAACTAGCGAACTTGATTGGTGTCTACGGAAGCTGGAG GAGCAGTTTGGAGTTTGCTGTTCATTGCATGGGGCGGCAATGTGCCCCCGTGTACATAGACATCAG GTGGTGGATGCATTGGTGAGTCTTCTCTGCCGTGAAAACATATCTGCAGAAACATTATGGGATGGAGGATGGCTTTTACGCCAATTGCTTCCTTATAGCGAGGCAGAATTTAATCGCAAACATCTCAAGATGCTGAAT GATTCATACGAGAAATGCAAAGATGCACTAACCCAGGAGATCAAAGGTACATGGCCTGATCTACTCATCAGGGTACTGCTTGATGAATGGAAAAAATGCAAAAAAG TGATCGAAGCTCCATCCCCTCAAAAAGAGCCTAAATCTGTTATTCTCCAGCTGGATAGATCCGCTTGTAATG AAAACACTGTTAGCGAATCATCATTCACAGCAGGTGAAAAATTGTGCGAGGTGGTAAAG GTTTTTGTGCTTCTTCATCAACTCAAGATCTTCTCGCTTGGTAGGCCCTTGCCAGAGCAGCCTCCTATCCATCCTCCTGCCGACAGATCTGAAACGTCTCGTGCCACAACTGCTGGTTTGGACCTTACGGTCCCCAAACCTGGCACCGAAGTGAAGCTAG TTGATGCTGTACCCTGTAGGATAGCTTTTGAAAGAGGAAAGGAGCGCAATTTCTCGTTTCTAGCATTATCATCATCATCCGGTGTGTCTGGGTGGATTGTCCTTGCTGAAGAATCACTTTTGAAGCCAGATCATGGAACCGTCCGTGTTACCGCACCTTTAGCCGGCTGCAAT CCGCGAATAGATGAAAAGCACCCAAAATGGCTACACTTGAGAATCCGACCATCGACGTTACCTTTCTTGGATCCAACAAAGCGAGGAGTCTATGAGAAGCTCAAGTCAAAAGGCCTAGTAGACGGGAGATGGACATTAGCATTCAGAGACGATGACTCTTGTAGCTCTGCTTGCTCAATGGTTTTACACGAGATCGATCTACAATGCAGAGAGGTTGAAAGAAGGTTAAAGTCATTGTTTGACCTTGACAGAAACCAGCAAGATCAATCAAACGTTACTTCACATGCATTCTCTTCATCAACTTCTTCCAGCTGA
- the LOC106305107 gene encoding microfibrillar-associated protein 1-like — protein sequence MSVTAGVRDVALATRAKLQGGIGQTRVGRYWPGKAPEWAKEDHDDDDDDHVGKHKKKKVDVLDDELERNKNDDPRLRRLGQVRADHRRVREAAEVVSTEEEELRNQEKEEEDVDALEERRSRIREKNLKRTREEADLMPPLEDEDEEEVQEEEESEYETDSEYEMFGIYMMKPVFVPKAVRETIAERERMEAEEEALEELAKKKLEMRKIETKAIVVAEVRKEEERRKNVQLEEEADLGDVETDDETNEAEEYEAWKTRELGKIKREKEARGAMLREKEEVDKLRNMTEEERKECGRDNNPKPSSSEKPKNKWKFMQRYYHKGAYFQEQGSDETDDIYQRDYSAPTGVDKLDKSVLREVMQVKKFGRSGGTKWTHLVKEDTTYGGKNKKDETKDWSDPWVSNVFLRQKYNKRMTAMDAPIARPKGSKRMKAW from the coding sequence ATGTCGGTCACAGCAGGAGTTAGAGATGTTGCACTAGCGACTAGGGCAAAACTACAAGGTGGGATTGGTCAGACTAGAGTGGGGAGATATTGGCCTGGAAAAGCTCCCGAGTGGGCCAAGGAAGATCATGATGATGATGATGATGATCATGTTGGGAAGCACAAGAAGAAGAAGGTTGATGTCTTGGATGATGAGTTGGAGAGGAATAAGAATGATGATCCAAGGCTACGCCGTTTAGGTCAAGTTAGAGCTGATCATCGGCGAGTTAGAGAGGCGGCTGAGGTTGTGTCTACAGAAGAAGAAGAGTTGAGGAATCAAGAAAAGGAGGAAGAAGATGTAGATGCACTGGAAGAAAGAAGAAGCAGAATTAGAGAAAAGAATCTTAAAAGAACTCGAGAGGAGGCTGATCTAATGCCTCCTCTAGAAGATGAAGATGAAGAAGAGGTGCAAGAGGAAGAGGAGTCAGAGTACGAGACTGATTCAGAATACGAGATGTTCGGTATATACATGATGAAACCTGTCTTTGTGCCTAAAGCTGTTAGGGAGACAATAGCAGAACGTGAGAGGATGGAGGCTGAAGAAGAAGCTCTTGAGGAACTAGCAAAGAAGAAACTTGAGATGAGGAAGATTGAGACCAAGGCAATAGTGGTTGCGGAAGTCAGAAAAGAGGAAGAGAGACGCAAGAACGTGCAACTGGAAGAAGAAGCAGATCTTGGAGATGTTGAGACTGATGATGAGACCAATGAAGCTGAAGAGTACGAAGCTTGGAAGACAAGGGAACTTGGTAAGATCAAGAGAGAGAAAGAAGCAAGGGGAGCTATGTTGAGAGAGAAGGAAGAGGTAGACAAGTTGAGGAACATGACAGAAGAGGAGAGGAAAGAATGTGGGAGGGATAACAATCCCAAGCCATCATCATCAGAAAAACCGAAAAACAAGTGGAAGTTTATGCAAAGATACTACCACAAGGGTGCCTACTTCCAAGAGCAAGGATCTGATGAAACAGATGATATATATCAGCGCGATTACTCTGCTCCAACAGGAGTAGATAAGCTGGACAAGTCAGTTCTGCGAGAAGTCATGCAGGTGAAGAAATTTGGTCGGAGTGGAGGAACTAAGTGGACTCACCTTGTCAAAGAGGATACAACATATGGTGGCAAAAACAAAAAAGATGAAACAAAAGATTGGAGTGACCCTTGGGTTTCTAATGTTTTTCTACGACAAAAGTACAATAAGAGAATGACAGCCATGGATGCTCCTATTGCAAGACCAAAGGGTAGCAAGAGGATGAAAGCTTGGTGA
- the LOC106304712 gene encoding uncharacterized ATP-dependent helicase C23E6.02-like has translation MNYPIYISSSSDDEEDDVQEPTNSQQPVTTIVNDERRIYQAALQDLNQPKTEKDLPHGVLSVPLMRHQKIALEWMRQKERSYNNCLGAILADDQGLGKTISIIALILFQKLKSQSRRVKKRSRRSGGTLVVCPASVVKQWAKELDDKVSPQHKLSVLVYHGSRRTNDPVELAKYDVVVTTYALVTNEVLQTQRRFSGALGRVRWSRVVLDEAQTIKNHKTQVARACSSLNAKRRWCLSGTPIQNEVMDLFSYFKFLRYHPYAEICSFSKRIMVPIKNNRLSGYKKLQAVLRAILLRRTKGTLLDGEPILHLPPKTINLTKVDFSPEEFAFYKRLEASSQSEFEAYAAAGAVYSNYAYILVMLLRLRQACDHPWLVKTSSVERVNQSVFTSTKINAVMKTLESLGKQVKTLVFSQWTGMLDLVEHSFVKSGVTFRRLDGTMSLVARDKAVKEFNNDPSVQVMLMSLKAGNLGLNMVSASHVIILDLWWNPTTEDQAIDRAHRIGQTRAVTVTRIAINNTVEDRILALQETKRIVVASALGEDSGELSATRLTEQDLGFLFFGVKQEHI, from the coding sequence ATGAATTATCCAATCTACATTAGTTCAAGTAGCGATGATGAAGAAGACGACGTTCAAGAGCCCACTAATAGTCAACAACCTGTGACGACCATCGTTAATGATGAGAGACGTATCTATCAAGCTGCGTTACAAGATCTGAATCAACCCAAAACCGAAAAAGACTTGCCTCACGGTGTTCTTTCGGTTCCTCTCATGAGGCATCAGAAGATTGCATTGGAATGGATGCGTCAGAAAGAAAGGAGTTACAATAACTGTCTGGGAGCGATATTAGCTGATGATCAAGGACTCGGTAAAACAATCTCGATCATTGCTTTGATCTTATTCCAAAAGTTGAAGTCACAATCACGGCGTGTGAAGAAAAGAAGTAGAAGATCTGGTGGTACATTAGTTGTTTGTCCAGCGAGTGTTGTAAAACAATGGGCTAAAGAGCTTGATGACAAGGTCTCTCCTCAACACAAGCTCTCTGTTTTGGTCTACCATGGTTCTAGAAGAACCAACGATCCTGTTGAGTTGGCAAAGTACGATGTTGTCGTGACGACTTACGCGCTTGTTACAAACGAAGTCCTTCAAACTCAAAGAAGATTCTCTGGAGCACTAGGGAGAGTTAGGTGGTCGAGGGTGGTTTTAGATGAAGCTCAGACAATAAAGAACCACAAAACACAAGTTGCAAGAGCATGTTCTAGTCTCAACGCCAAAAGGAGATGGTGTTTGTCCGGAACACCGATACAGAACGAGGTCATGGATCTTTTCAGCTACTTCAAGTTTCTCAGGTACCATCCATACGCTGAAATCTGTTCGTTTAGCAAAAGAATCATGGTCCCAATCAAAAACAACCGTCTCAGTGGTTACAAGAAGCTTCAAGCTGTTCTAAGAGCTATCTTGCTTCGCCGTACCAAAGGAACATTACTTGACGGGGAACCTATACTTCACCTCCCTCCAAAGACTATTAATCTGACTAAGGTTGATTTTTCTCCAGAGGAGTTTGCTTTCTACAAGAGGCTTGAAGCAAGTTCGCAATCAGAGTTCGAGGCCTATGCTGCTGCGGGAGCGGTCTACTCAAACTACGCTTACATTCTCGTGATGCTTTTAAGACTACGCCAAGCTTGTGACCATCCATGGCTTGTTAAAACATCGAGCGTCGAACGTGTGAACCAAAGCGTTTTTACATCCACGAAAATCAATGCCGTGATGAAGACTCTAGAGTCGCTTGGGAAGCAAGTCAAGACCCTGGTGTTCTCTCAGTGGACTGGTATGCTTGATTTGGTTGAGCATAGCTTTGTTAAAAGCGGTGTAACGTTCAGAAGACTAGACGGTACAATGTCTCTAGTAGCAAGAGACAAAGCTGTGAAAGAGTTCAACAATGATCCAAGTGTGCAAGTGATGCTGATGTCTCTTAAAGCTGGAAACCTAGGATTGAATATGGTGTCTGCAAGTCATGTGATAATATTGGATCTTTGGTGGAATCCAACAACGGAAGATCAAGCTATTGATAGAGCTCATAGGATTGGACAGACTCGGGCTGTTACTGTGACTCGTATAGCTATCAATAATACTGTTGAGGATAGGATTTTGGCTCTTCAGGAGACGAAAAGGATAGTGGTTGCTTCTGCGTTGGGTGAAGATTCTGGTGAACTATCTGCGACTAGACTAACAGAGCAAGATCTTGGATTTTTGTTTTTTGGTGTCAAGCAGGAACATATATGA